A part of Neodiprion pinetum isolate iyNeoPine1 chromosome 4, iyNeoPine1.2, whole genome shotgun sequence genomic DNA contains:
- the Pdxk gene encoding pyridoxal kinase — protein sequence MNVKQPPHVLSVQSHVVSGYVGNKSATFPLQLLGFEVDPINSVQLTNHTGYKCVKGQVLDSNDLGELMVGLRENDLDHYSHLLTGYAGSASFLKTIAKLVTDLKKKNPSLIYVCDPVMGDNGKMYVPNELLEIYRDDIIPLADIVTPNQFELELLTGRKVNNITNVQEAIKELHAKGPQTVVISSTEIDKNLTTVASTLKDGVMIKLEIPRLPAAFTGSGDLFAALFLAHSHLQGSIKPALEKTVNTLYEVLKKTHEYSKGPHEDSAQSAKKIELRLIESKKVIENPGTELVAEIL from the exons ATGAATGTTAAACAACCACCCCACGTTCTATCCGTTCAAAGCCACGTTGTTTCGGGATACGTCGGTAACAAAAGTGCAACTTTTCCACTACAG TTACTGGGCTTTGAAGTTGATCCGATCAATTCTGTCCAGTTGACCAATCATACCGGATACAAATGTGTCAAGGGTCAAGTATTGGACTCAAACGATTTAG GTGAGTTGATGGTTGGCCTGAGAGAGAATGACCTAGACCATTACAGTCATTTGCTGACAGGCTATGCAGGCTCTGCATCTTTTCTAAAAACAATAGCAAAACTCGTAacagatttgaaaaagaagaacccAAGCCTGATATACG TTTGCGATCCTGTTATGGGCGACAATGGCAAAATGTATGTGCCTAACGAATTGCTGGAAATTTACAGGGACGACATTATTCCGCTTGCTGATATTGTCACGCCGAATCAGTTTGAATTAGA ACTTTTGACAGGAAGAAAAGTTAATAACATAACGAATGTTCAAGAGGCGATAAAAGAATTGCACGCAAAGGGACCTCAAACTGTTGTCATTTCTTCTACAGAAATTGATAAGAATTTAACCACCGTTGCCAGCACACTGAAAG ATGGAGTCATGATAAAGCTGGAAATTCCACGACTACCGGCAGCTTTTACTGGGTCCGGTGATTTATTCGCTGCGCTTTTCCTGGCCCATTCTCATCTTCAAGGCAGTATCAAGCCAGCCTTAGAAAAGACAGTCAATACTTTGTACGAGGTGTTGAAGAAAACTCACGAATATTCCAAAG GTCCACACGAGGATTCAGCGCAATCTGCTAAGAAGATTGAACTGCGCTTGATCGAGAGTAAAAAAGTCATTGAAAATCCAGGTACCGAGTTAGTGGCTGAGATTTTATGA